Proteins found in one Acomys russatus chromosome 31, mAcoRus1.1, whole genome shotgun sequence genomic segment:
- the Plppr3 gene encoding phospholipid phosphatase-related protein type 3, whose protein sequence is MIAMKEKNKTPKDSMTLLPCFYFVELPIVASSIVSLYFLELTDLFKPAKVGFQCYDRSLSMPYVESNEELIPLLMLLSLAFAAPAASIMVGEGMVYCLQSRLWGRGRGGTEGSINAGGCNFNSFLRRTVRFVGVHVFGLCATALVTDVIQLATGYHTPFFLTVCKPNYTLLGTSCEANPYITQDICSGHDTHAILSARKTFPSQHATLSAFAAVYVSMYFNSVISDTTKLLKPILVFAFAIAAGVCGLTQITQYRSHPVDVYAGFLIGAGIAAYLACHAVGNFQAPPAEKVPTPAPAKDALRALTQRGHEAMYQQNKSVSTDELGPPGRLESVPRPVAREKTSLGSLKRASVDVDLLAPRSPMGKEGMVTFSNTLPRVSTPSLDDPARRHMTIHVPLDASRSKQLISEWKQKTLEGRGLGLPDEASPVHLRAPAEPMAEEEEEEEEEEEEEEEEEEEEEGPVPPSLYPTVQARPGLGPRVILPPRPGPPQPLVHIPEEGVQAAAGLSPKSSSSVRAKWVSMAEKGGAPVPVGPSQPRVANPPRLLQVIAMSKAAGGPKAETASSSSASSDSSQYRSPSDRDSASIVTIDAHAPHHPVVHLSAGSTPWEWKAKVVEGDGSYELGDLARGFRSSCKQPGIGPGSPASDVDQEEPRFGGVATVNLATGEGLPPPGASEGALGAGSRESTLRRQVGGLGEREVEPEAESYYRRMQARRYQD, encoded by the exons ctgccCATCGTGGCGTCCTCCATTGTGTCCTTGTACttcttggagctcactgacctGTTCAAGCCGGCCAAGGTGGGCTTTCAGTGCTACGACCGCTCGCTGTCCATGCCCTACGTGGAGTCTAACGAAGAGCTGATCCCACTGCTTATGTTGCTGAGCCTGGCTTTCGCTGCACCTGCAGCCTCT atCATGGTCGGCGAGGGCATGGTCTACTGTCTGCAGTCCCGGCTCTGGGGCCGTGGTCGAGGGGGCACAGAAGGCAGCATCAACGCGGGAGGCTGTAACTTCAACTCGTTCCTCCGACGCACCGTACGCTTTGTGG GTGTGCACGTGTTTGGCCTGTGTGCCACGGCTCTGGTGACGGACGTCATCCAGCTGGCCACGGGCTACCACACGCCTTTCTTCCTAACCGTCTGCAAACCCAATTACACCCTGCTGGGCACTTCCTGTGAGGCGAACCCTTACATCACACAGGACATCTGCTCTGGCCACGATACCCATGCCATCCTATCGGCACG GAAGACTTTTCCATCCCAGCATGCCACTCTGTCGGCCTTCGCTGCTGTCTATGTGTCG ATGTACTTCAATTCAGTCATCTCGGACACGACAAAGCTGCTGAAGCCCATCCTTGTGTTCGCCTTTGCCATAGCTGCTGGAGTCTGCGGCCTTACACAGATCACCCAGTACCGCAGCCACCCTGTGGACGTCTATGCTGGCTTTCTTATTGGTGCTGGCATCGCTGCCTACCTG GCTTGCCACGCTGTGGGCAACTTCCAGGCACCGCCTGCAGAGAAGGTGCCTACCCCAGCGCCTGCCAAGGATGCCCTACGAGCGCTGACTCAGCGGGGCCACGAGGCCATGTATCAGCAGAATAAGTCTGTCAGCACAGATGAGCTGGGCCCTCCAGGGAGGCTAGAGAGTGTGCCTCGGCCTGTAGCCCGAGAGAAGACGTCTCTTGGCAGCCTGAAGAGAGCCAGTGTGGATGTGGACCTGCTGGCTCCACGCAGCCCCATGGGCAAAGAGGGCATGGTCACCTTCAGCAACACACTGCCCCGTGTCAGCACGCCCTCGCTGGATGACCCCGCGCGGCGCCACATGACCATCCATGTGCCCCTCGACGCCTCCCGCTCCAAGCAGCTCATCAGTGAGTGGAAACAGAAGACCCTGGAGGGCCGTGGCCTGGGGCTGCCTGACGAGGCTAGCCCTGTGCATCTGAGGGCCCCAGCGGAGCccatggcagaggaagaggaggaggaggaagaggaggaggaggaagaggaagaagaggaggaggaggaggaaggacccGTGCCGCCCTCTCTGTACCCTACCGTCCAGGCTCGGCCAGGGCTTGGGCCCCGAGTCATTCTGCCTCCGAGGCCAGGGCCCCCCCAGCCCCTTGTGCACATCCCTGAGGAAGGAGTGCAGGCTGCAGCTGGCCTGTCACCCAAGAGCAGCTCCTCAGTGAGGGCCAAGTGGGTGTCCATGGCAGAGAAGGGTGGGGCCCCTGTGCCTGTGGGTCCATCACAGCCACGGGTGGCCAACCCACCGAGGCTGTTGCAGGTCATTGCCATGTCCAAGGCAGCAGGGGGCCCCAAGGCTGAGACAGCTTCATCATCCAGTGCCAGCTCCGACTCTTCCCAGTACCGCTCACCATCAGACCGTGACTCTGCCAGCATCGTCACAATTGATGCCCACGCACCTCACCACCCAGTGGTGCACCTGTCTGCCGGCAGCACACCCTGGGAGTGGAAGGCCAAGGTGGTGGAGGGTGATGGTAGCTATGAGCTGGGGGATCTGGCACGCGGCTTCAGAAGCAGCTGCAAACAGCCTGGGATAGGCCCTGGGTCTCCAGCCAGTGATGTGGACCAGGAGGAGCCACGGTTTGGAGGTGTGGCCACCGTTAACCTGGCCACTGGTGAGGGTCTGCCCCCACCAGGAGCAAGTGAAGGGGCCCTGGGTGCAGGTAGCCGGGAATCCACCCTGAGGCGCCAGGTGGGCGGGCTGGGGGAACGAGAGGTGGAGCCTGAAGCGGAAAGTTACTACAGGAGGATGCAGGCTCGAAGGTACCAGGACTGA